In Marivirga salinae, a single window of DNA contains:
- a CDS encoding FMN-binding glutamate synthase family protein, translating into MRNQFLIIGTILIASVFALWLFDLITLWVLIPIAIICIIGFHDAFQKKHTILRNFPLIGHFRYLFESISPEIQQYFIERNTDGRPFSRNYRALVYQRAKDVNDTRPFGTQLELNNSFYEGLRHSIYAKSVKEELPRIIVGGADCKKPYEASLLNVSAMSFGSLSANAIMALNAGARKGNFYHNTGEGGISPYHLKHGGDLVWQIGTAYFGCRTENGEFDPEEFKKKAHYDQVKMIEIKLSQGAKPGHGGVLPAIKNTPEIAKIRGLQPHTEVHSPPSHSHFSDAKGLLEFVQELRELSDGKPIGFKLCIGNTEEFDELCQEMVNSGIKPDFITVDGAEGGTGAAPLEFSDSVGLPLQPALIYVNENLKKHNIRNKIKVIASGKIISSQSIIKMLALGADFCNSARAFMFSVGCIQALRCNTNACPTGVATQNKNLQKGLVMEEKSERVYNFHRNTVKAAMEMLAACGLESIDEVTMDIFLKGNKFVSMENEYFPEKMDGESRH; encoded by the coding sequence ATGAGAAATCAATTCTTAATCATTGGAACCATTTTAATTGCATCCGTCTTTGCCTTGTGGCTTTTTGACTTAATTACGCTTTGGGTGCTAATTCCAATTGCAATTATTTGTATAATAGGATTCCATGATGCTTTTCAAAAAAAACATACTATTCTTCGAAATTTCCCGCTTATAGGGCATTTCAGATACCTTTTTGAATCTATTTCACCTGAAATTCAACAATATTTTATTGAAAGAAACACAGATGGACGTCCGTTCTCTCGTAATTACAGGGCATTAGTCTATCAACGGGCAAAAGATGTGAATGATACTAGACCATTTGGTACACAGTTAGAACTGAATAATAGCTTCTATGAAGGTTTACGACATTCTATTTATGCTAAATCCGTTAAAGAGGAATTGCCCAGAATAATAGTAGGCGGAGCTGATTGTAAAAAACCTTATGAGGCGTCTTTATTAAATGTTTCGGCTATGAGTTTTGGTTCTCTTAGCGCAAATGCCATCATGGCATTGAATGCGGGGGCTCGCAAAGGTAATTTTTACCACAATACAGGAGAAGGAGGGATATCACCTTATCACTTAAAGCATGGTGGTGATTTGGTATGGCAAATTGGAACAGCATATTTCGGATGCAGAACGGAGAACGGAGAATTTGACCCTGAGGAATTTAAGAAAAAGGCGCATTATGATCAGGTAAAAATGATTGAAATAAAGCTTTCACAAGGAGCGAAACCCGGTCATGGTGGAGTATTACCCGCTATTAAAAACACGCCTGAAATTGCTAAAATAAGAGGACTTCAGCCTCATACGGAAGTACATTCTCCACCCAGCCATAGCCATTTTTCTGATGCAAAAGGTTTGCTTGAATTTGTACAAGAATTAAGAGAACTGTCAGATGGTAAGCCCATTGGATTTAAACTTTGTATCGGCAATACAGAAGAATTCGATGAACTTTGCCAAGAAATGGTGAATTCGGGTATTAAGCCAGACTTTATTACAGTGGATGGTGCCGAAGGCGGAACAGGTGCTGCACCACTTGAATTTTCTGATAGCGTGGGATTACCTTTGCAACCTGCCTTGATTTATGTCAATGAAAATCTGAAAAAGCATAACATCAGAAATAAGATAAAAGTAATTGCCAGCGGTAAAATTATTTCTTCACAGTCTATTATAAAAATGTTGGCTCTGGGAGCAGATTTCTGTAATAGTGCTCGTGCCTTTATGTTTTCAGTAGGTTGCATTCAGGCTTTAAGGTGTAATACCAATGCTTGCCCTACAGGAGTAGCTACACAAAATAAAAATCTGCAAAAAGGATTGGTGATGGAAGAAAAAAGTGAACGCGTATACAACTTCCATCGGAATACGGTAAAAGCAGCCATGGAAATGCTAGCAGCTTGTGGCTTAGAGTCCATAGATGAAGTTACGATGGATATATTTTTGAAAGGAAATAAATTTGTGAGTATGGAAAATGAATATTTTCCGGAAAAAATGGATGGTGAAAGTAGGCACTGA
- a CDS encoding TolC family protein, with translation MSSKKLIYISLGVVFTAVIMTGCKTPSLMEKTVNRTVPEKFTDSQDTSNTAKLDWEEYFSDVHLVGLIDTALIRNQELNIILQEIAIAKFEIGARKGEYLPSVDLKAGSGVEKKARYTPEGASEATTDIEPGREMPEPVPDFQLGAIASWEVDIWHKLRNAKESAVKEYLATEEGKNFMITQLVAEIANSYYELLALDNQLQILNQNIEIQSNALKIVKLQKQASRVTELAVRKFEAEVLHTKSLKFKIQQSIVETENKINYLLGRYPQPIERSSQKIIDIMPDSVQTGIPSQLLNNRPDIKEAEYKLAAAKLDIKVAKANFYPSLDISAGIGLQAFNPSYLIQAPESMLFNVAGDLMAPLINRKAIKAHYYSANAKQIQAVYEYEQTVLNAYVEVVNQLSNINNLKQSYELKAQQVQALNESIDIANDLFRSARADYMEVLLTQRDALESKFELVETKKEQMNAKVNIYQALGGGWN, from the coding sequence ATGAGTAGTAAAAAACTAATATATATAAGTTTGGGAGTAGTTTTTACAGCTGTCATCATGACGGGCTGTAAAACTCCCTCATTAATGGAGAAAACGGTTAATCGAACTGTCCCTGAAAAATTCACAGATAGTCAAGATACTAGCAACACCGCTAAACTAGATTGGGAAGAATATTTCAGTGATGTTCACTTGGTTGGATTAATCGATACGGCACTGATTAGAAATCAGGAATTAAATATAATATTGCAGGAAATCGCCATAGCCAAATTTGAGATTGGTGCTAGAAAAGGAGAATACCTGCCTTCTGTGGATCTAAAAGCGGGCTCTGGTGTTGAAAAAAAGGCACGTTATACTCCTGAAGGAGCAAGTGAAGCTACTACGGACATAGAGCCAGGTAGAGAAATGCCGGAACCAGTTCCTGATTTTCAGTTAGGAGCAATTGCTTCCTGGGAGGTGGATATATGGCATAAACTACGCAATGCTAAGGAGTCTGCAGTCAAGGAGTATTTGGCTACTGAAGAGGGTAAGAATTTCATGATAACACAATTGGTGGCTGAAATTGCCAACTCTTATTATGAATTACTAGCGCTCGATAATCAGCTCCAAATCCTGAATCAGAATATTGAAATTCAAAGCAATGCATTGAAAATTGTGAAGCTACAAAAACAGGCATCCAGAGTGACGGAATTAGCCGTTCGGAAATTTGAAGCAGAAGTATTGCATACTAAAAGTTTGAAGTTTAAGATCCAACAAAGTATAGTTGAAACGGAGAATAAGATCAATTACTTGCTAGGTAGATATCCGCAGCCCATTGAACGAAGCTCACAGAAAATCATTGATATCATGCCGGATAGTGTGCAGACGGGCATCCCTTCACAGTTATTGAATAATAGGCCAGATATTAAAGAAGCAGAATATAAGTTGGCAGCAGCCAAACTTGATATAAAGGTGGCGAAAGCTAATTTTTATCCTTCATTAGATATTTCAGCGGGAATTGGGCTGCAAGCTTTTAACCCTAGTTATCTGATTCAGGCACCAGAATCTATGCTATTCAATGTTGCAGGTGATTTAATGGCTCCTTTAATTAATAGAAAAGCAATCAAAGCACATTATTACAGTGCTAATGCGAAACAAATTCAGGCAGTTTATGAATATGAACAGACAGTCTTGAATGCTTATGTTGAAGTGGTAAACCAGCTCTCCAACATCAATAATTTGAAACAAAGTTATGAATTGAAAGCGCAGCAGGTACAAGCTCTGAATGAGTCAATAGACATAGCGAATGATCTATTTCGATCTGCACGTGCTGACTATATGGAGGTACTGTTAACTCAAAGAGATGCTTTAGAATCTAAATTTGAATTGGTTGAAACTAAGAAAGAGCAAATGAATGCTAAAGTTAACATTTACCAAGCACTTGGTGGCGGATGGAATTAA
- a CDS encoding efflux RND transporter permease subunit has protein sequence MFKRFIHRPVLAIVISVIIIFVGTLSIKQLPISQFPKIAPTTVSIFIAYPGSSADVLVKSTLITLENAINGVQDMRYMASDATSAGEATINIIFEPGTDPNMAVTRVKTRVDQVMPLLPELVQREGVIITPIQPSMLMYVNLYSKNESMDEKFLYNYANVQMIPEINRIKGVARAQILGSRTYAMRIWLNPDRMRAYDISVEEVMKALEEQSIIGRPGRIGQSSGIEAQSLEYVLTYKGRRNKAEEYEEIIIRANAEAETIHLRDIAKVELGSEFFDIYSNLDGDPSAAIVLKQNYGSNASEVIADVKSKLKEMEADFPPGMDYKISYDVSKFLDASIEQVTHTLRDAFILVALVVFIFLGDWRSTLIPILAVPVSLIGAFFVIQFFGLSINLVTLFALVLAIGIVVDDAIVVVEAVHAKFAENPKITPYKAVQQVLGEISGAIIAITAVMVSVFLPISFMDGPVGTFYRQFSITMASAIVISAIIALTLTPVLCAMLLKNKHGQKQKKNLLTKALGGFNGAFDKLTGKYIGFLRLIVSRRVLTFGILLAFGAGIFFENEILPTGFIPSEDQGTIYAIIQTPPGSTLERTNQVSQRLQKICEEIDGIETVSSLAGYEIMTEGRGSNAGTCLINLKDWSERKHSVHEIMEELEEKSKNIGAIVEFFEPPAIPGFGSSGGFSMRLLDKTTNTDYQEFEKINDQFMDNLRKRDELSGLFTFFAANYPQYELVIDNERAMQKGVSIGKAMENLNIMIGSTYEQGFIRFGRFFKVYVQSDPKYRRLPKDVLDLYVKNEEGEMVPYSAFMTMKKQLGPNEVTRYNMYNSAAIRGLPAKGYTTADAISAIREVASATLPKGYDIAWEGLSYDEAQRGNESLYIFIIVLIFVYLVLAAQYESFIIPLTVIFSLPVGVFGSFLLLKLLGLDNDIYAQIGLIMLVGLLGKNAVLIVEFAVQKRQQGLSILEAAIEGARVRFRPILMTSFAFIAGLIPLVLASGAGAIGNRTIGASALGGMLFGTIFGVIIVPGLYYIFAKLSDGRHLIKYEEEYPLTEHQEKKKK, from the coding sequence ATGTTTAAAAGATTTATACATAGACCGGTACTCGCTATAGTGATATCGGTCATTATCATATTTGTAGGTACTCTATCAATCAAACAACTACCCATTTCGCAGTTTCCAAAAATTGCACCGACCACGGTGAGTATTTTTATTGCTTATCCTGGCTCAAGTGCTGATGTATTGGTAAAATCTACTTTAATCACACTGGAAAATGCCATCAATGGGGTGCAAGATATGCGTTACATGGCATCCGATGCCACTAGTGCTGGAGAAGCTACCATCAATATCATTTTTGAGCCAGGGACTGACCCGAACATGGCAGTTACTAGGGTCAAGACCCGTGTGGATCAAGTGATGCCGCTCTTACCTGAATTGGTGCAACGAGAAGGTGTAATTATTACGCCTATTCAGCCGAGTATGTTAATGTATGTTAACCTCTACTCTAAGAATGAAAGTATGGATGAAAAATTTCTATACAATTATGCCAACGTACAGATGATTCCTGAAATTAATAGAATTAAAGGGGTTGCAAGAGCACAAATTTTGGGTAGTAGAACTTATGCCATGCGTATCTGGCTCAATCCTGATAGGATGAGGGCTTATGATATTTCCGTGGAAGAAGTAATGAAAGCGCTTGAAGAGCAGAGTATTATAGGGCGTCCTGGTCGAATAGGGCAAAGTTCAGGTATTGAAGCACAATCTTTGGAGTATGTGTTAACTTATAAAGGAAGAAGAAACAAAGCAGAAGAATATGAAGAAATCATCATTCGTGCCAATGCTGAAGCTGAAACTATCCATTTAAGGGATATTGCCAAAGTAGAATTGGGTAGTGAATTCTTTGACATCTATTCCAATTTAGATGGAGATCCATCGGCCGCTATTGTTTTAAAGCAGAATTATGGAAGTAATGCCAGTGAAGTAATTGCGGACGTAAAATCAAAATTAAAAGAAATGGAGGCTGATTTTCCTCCGGGAATGGATTATAAAATCAGTTACGATGTATCAAAATTTTTGGATGCCTCCATTGAACAAGTTACCCATACCTTACGAGATGCTTTTATTTTGGTGGCGCTAGTTGTTTTCATTTTTCTCGGAGATTGGCGATCCACTTTAATACCAATTTTAGCGGTGCCAGTATCTCTTATCGGAGCATTTTTTGTCATCCAGTTTTTTGGATTGTCCATTAACTTGGTGACGCTCTTTGCTTTAGTATTGGCCATCGGTATTGTGGTGGATGATGCCATTGTAGTGGTGGAAGCCGTGCATGCTAAGTTTGCTGAAAATCCTAAGATTACTCCATATAAAGCAGTACAGCAAGTTTTGGGAGAAATCAGTGGTGCCATTATTGCCATTACAGCCGTGATGGTATCTGTGTTTTTACCGATATCCTTTATGGATGGTCCTGTAGGTACTTTTTACCGCCAGTTTTCTATTACCATGGCCAGTGCGATAGTAATTTCGGCAATTATTGCCTTAACACTAACGCCTGTATTATGTGCTATGCTTTTGAAAAACAAACATGGTCAGAAGCAAAAGAAAAACTTATTGACAAAGGCATTGGGTGGGTTTAACGGTGCTTTTGACAAGCTAACTGGGAAATACATCGGGTTCTTACGATTAATTGTGAGTAGGAGAGTGCTCACTTTTGGTATTCTACTAGCATTTGGTGCAGGTATATTCTTTGAAAATGAAATATTGCCAACAGGCTTTATCCCAAGTGAAGATCAGGGAACCATTTATGCCATAATTCAAACTCCTCCTGGCTCAACTCTAGAAAGAACGAATCAGGTTTCGCAGCGATTGCAGAAGATTTGTGAAGAGATAGATGGAATAGAGACAGTTTCTTCCTTAGCAGGATATGAGATTATGACAGAAGGTCGAGGTTCCAATGCCGGTACTTGCTTAATTAACTTAAAAGATTGGTCTGAACGGAAACATTCTGTTCATGAAATCATGGAAGAATTAGAGGAGAAATCCAAAAATATTGGAGCCATAGTGGAATTTTTCGAGCCACCAGCTATTCCGGGCTTTGGTTCTTCCGGTGGATTCTCTATGCGCTTATTAGATAAAACCACTAATACTGATTATCAGGAATTTGAGAAGATCAACGATCAGTTTATGGATAATTTACGCAAACGCGATGAGTTATCCGGTCTATTCACCTTCTTCGCGGCTAATTACCCTCAATACGAACTCGTTATCGATAATGAAAGAGCCATGCAAAAAGGCGTTTCTATTGGAAAAGCAATGGAGAACCTCAATATCATGATTGGGAGTACTTACGAGCAGGGTTTTATTAGATTCGGCCGTTTTTTCAAGGTCTATGTACAGTCTGATCCAAAATACAGACGATTGCCAAAAGATGTGCTAGATCTATATGTAAAAAATGAGGAAGGGGAGATGGTGCCATATTCCGCATTTATGACTATGAAGAAGCAACTTGGACCAAATGAGGTGACAAGGTACAATATGTACAATTCGGCTGCTATTCGTGGGTTGCCGGCAAAAGGCTATACGACAGCGGATGCCATTTCAGCCATAAGAGAAGTAGCATCTGCTACGCTTCCGAAAGGCTACGACATCGCTTGGGAAGGGCTTTCTTACGATGAAGCACAAAGGGGAAATGAATCACTCTATATATTTATTATCGTATTGATATTTGTATACCTAGTGTTAGCTGCTCAATACGAGAGCTTTATTATTCCACTCACGGTGATCTTCTCATTGCCTGTTGGGGTCTTTGGTTCATTCTTATTACTTAAGCTATTAGGCCTTGATAATGATATTTATGCGCAGATCGGTTTAATCATGTTAGTAGGTCTCTTGGGTAAAAATGCAGTGTTAATTGTAGAATTTGCTGTGCAAAAACGACAACAAGGCTTGAGTATTCTTGAGGCTGCCATTGAAGGAGCAAGGGTTCGTTTTAGGCCCATTTTAATGACTTCCTTTGCATTTATTGCAGGGCTGATTCCATTGGTATTGGCTTCAGGGGCAGGTGCAATTGGAAATAGAACGATTGGAGCTTCAGCTTTAGGCGGAATGCTATTTGGGACAATCTTCGGGGTAATTATTGTACCCGGATTGTACTACATTTTTGCTAAGCTTTCGGATGGTCGTCATCTCATTAAGTATGAAGAAGAATATCCTTTAACAGAACATCAAGAGAAAAAGAAAAAATGA